GACAGTGATCGATGGAGTTGAGGTAAAATCTGTGACAGGAGGAGGGCATTCCGGTGGAGGGATCTTTATCAATACTGAAGATATGGCTCGCTTCGGTTTGTTGTTTCTCAATGATGGGAAATGGAAGGGGAAAGAACTTATAAGTAAATCATGGATCAGCAAGGCAACCACCCCATCTAAACCCAATCCAAATTACGGGTATCTCTGGTGGCTAAATACAGAAGGGGACGACATATGGAAGGCTGGTCCGATTCTTTGTTCTACGCAGCCGGATTCGGGGGTAATTTTATTATTGTAGACCAAGAACACGATTTGGTGGTGGTAACCAGATGGCTGGAACCTGGCAAATTGGATGAGTTTATGTCTTTACTGGCAAAAGCTTTGTAACTAGATCTTGATTATAATCTCTGCCGCTTTCAGCAACGTCTCATCCGTTTTAGCAAAACAGAAACGCAATTGTTTCTGATCGAGCTGGTCTACATTAAATACGGATATAGGGATACTTGCAATACCTTTTTCACGAATCAGTCGCTTGGCGAATAAGACGTCCTTTTCGTCAGAAATCGCTGAATAATTAACCAATTGGAAATATGTTCCCTTAGCCGGGGTAAAAGAAAACCTGGACGGCGAAATGGCTTTAATAAAAAGGTCTCTTTTCTGCTGTAGAAATGAGGAGAGTTGAAGATAATTCGATTCTTCAGAAAGATAGCTTGCCAGGGCTTTCTGAATCGGATGATTAATCGCGTAGACATTGTATTCATGCACTTTACGAAACTCTTTCATCAAGGATTCAGGTGCGGCGCAATAGCCCATTTTCCAGCCGGTAACATGGAAGGTTTTTCCAAAAGAGGCCATCACAAAACTTCGCTCTGAAAGCCCCGGATATTTAGATACGCTTTCGTGCTTTTCCTCATCAAATACCATGTGCTCATAGACTTCATCACTGAGGACCATGATATTGGTATCCCTGAGAATGGATTCGAGTTCCGTCATATCTTCAGCTGACAGAATTGAGCCTGTAGGGTTGTGAGGCGTATTGATGATCACTAGACGCGTTTTTGAGGATACGGCGGCCCTGAACTCATCCCAGTCAATTTTGAAATCAATACCTTTCATCTGTACAAAGACAGGAACACCACCGTTTATAGCGATGGCAGGTTCATAACAATCGTATGCAGGTTTTAATACAATTACTTCATCTCCTTCGTGCACCACAGCTGTGATGGCTGTATAAATCCCTTGAGTTGCACCCGCAACCATTGTGAGTTCTTTATCGGGATGATACTGCTTTCCGTAAAGGCTGGATATTTTGTTACTAATTACTTCCCTCAGGGAATAAATCCCT
This DNA window, taken from Muriicola soli, encodes the following:
- a CDS encoding methionine aminotransferase encodes the protein MTQIPYSKLPEAVPSIFTTIGKLAREQRALNLSQGFPNFPVDPKLIDLVEKAMREGYNQYAPMEGIYSLREVISNKISSLYGKQYHPDKELTMVAGATQGIYTAITAVVHEGDEVIVLKPAYDCYEPAIAINGGVPVFVQMKGIDFKIDWDEFRAAVSSKTRLVIINTPHNPTGSILSAEDMTELESILRDTNIMVLSDEVYEHMVFDEEKHESVSKYPGLSERSFVMASFGKTFHVTGWKMGYCAAPESLMKEFRKVHEYNVYAINHPIQKALASYLSEESNYLQLSSFLQQKRDLFIKAISPSRFSFTPAKGTYFQLVNYSAISDEKDVLFAKRLIREKGIASIPISVFNVDQLDQKQLRFCFAKTDETLLKAAEIIIKI